A window of the Oncorhynchus kisutch isolate 150728-3 linkage group LG12, Okis_V2, whole genome shotgun sequence genome harbors these coding sequences:
- the LOC109900725 gene encoding cardiac phospholamban-like isoform X2: MEKVQHTMRSAIRRASMVVDVPPQAKQNLQELFVNFSLILICLLLIYIIVLLM; the protein is encoded by the coding sequence ATGGAGAAGGTGCAGCACACGATGCGCTCGGCCATCCGCAGGGCCTCCATGGTGGTGGACGTGCCCCCCCAGGCCAAGCAGAATTTGCAGGAGCTCTTTGTCAACTTCAGCCTGATCCTCATCTGCCTGCTGCTCATCTACATCATCGTGCTGTTGATGTGA
- the LOC109900725 gene encoding cardiac phospholamban-like isoform X1, which yields MEKVQHTMRSAIRRASMVVDVPPQAKQNLQELFVNFSLILICLLLIYIIVLLIPM from the exons ATGGAGAAGGTGCAGCACACGATGCGCTCGGCCATCCGCAGGGCCTCCATGGTGGTGGACGTGCCCCCCCAGGCCAAGCAGAATTTGCAGGAGCTCTTTGTCAACTTCAGCCTGATCCTCATCTGCCTGCTGCTCATCTACATCATCGTGCTGTTGAT ACCTATGTAG